From Parambassis ranga chromosome 9, fParRan2.1, whole genome shotgun sequence, the proteins below share one genomic window:
- the LOC114440777 gene encoding transcriptional and immune response regulator-like: MSAYPCYESRRVSPSVYGNKFDTAHRKKAVGNIFENVNQDALMRLFQKTGDMKAEERVRSIFSYTQDPEETARSLMALKQRKKDKFMQIAGMVRQLLRLR; this comes from the coding sequence ATGTCTGCGTACCCGTGCTATGAATCCCGCCGGGTCAGCCCGTCTGTCTACGGCAACAAGTTTGACACAGCTCACCGCAAAAAGGCCGTTGGCAACATTTTTGAGAATGTCAACCAGGACGCGTTGATGAGGCTCTTCCAGAAAACGGGCGACATGAAGGCggaggagagagtgaggagCATCTTCTCTTACACGCAGGACCCGGAGGAGACGGCACGATCCCTGATGGCTCTGAAGCAGCGAAAGAAGGACAAGTTTATGCAGATTGCGGGGATGGTCCGGCAGCTGCTCAGGCTGCGCTGA